TCTAAGATAAACTGATAATTAGTATAAACtgaaaaacagctaagttatagtttaagtttattttttttccgattgtttctaggCAGCTAAATAATGTAGTCTTTGTAATATTGACTATTGtagaaaatattgaaaagtaCGAATATgttgcataaattaataaatcacaaagaaatttttaatagaaaattacTTACATTTccacaaattttaatgatacctgagttcataaaaaaaactttgttagTCTTGCATAATTATTCTGTGTTGAAAAGCGatgtattaaaagttttaatttgaaactcatgttattttttctgtgtgcattTGTTTCATTCAGGATCCCTCGCTGGAAACATTACCACTGGTCTACGTTGAGGAGGAAGAGCCGGAGGCGGTGATTCCTTCCGCCGGAGCCGAGGACTACGCCGATTTGGAGAACGCCGTTCAGGATTTGGTTTTGGGCCAAAGCAAACCGAAGCGGTCGCGCTATTATCGCAGGTATCCGTGGAAGCGCCACAACAAGAATCGCGGGTAGGTTGCTTTTCTATATCTATATACCGCCCACACCATCACAAGTCCcatccaaaaccccaaaagcACTGTAATGATTTTCAGTGACTGCTAGTTACCCAACCCCAATTATCATTTGTAGTTAGTAAATGTTGTTAGTAGCCTTTACGCAGAATTAAGTCCCATAATCTAAGATCCATAATCGGAAGTCCTCAAATTgcctaaatattttaaacacttAAAATTCTTTGATTACTTAATATGAATGGCCAGCCTTAAAGTGTGCATTTGAGACCCTTTTTATGCAaagggaaaaaagaaaaaaattcctaattcaattttttcacattttcttAGATCAAAGCATGACAcagaaaataatcaataatatcCTAGGAAAATCTGGCAATTTGAGGAGCTCCTGGCCCCAAACCCTTAGTAGTCTTTAAAACTTGAACAACTTACTGTAATGCATTTATTAGAGTCTCTTTAGGCCCGAAAGGCAGACACCCAGAATCCCCAACCAACCGCCCACAGAGAGATCGATTATTGATAGCCGAAACGTGAACGATTTTGCTAACTACATAACCATTACCATTATCAGTTCTTACATGAATTCTATCAACAGCAACTATGAACCGGAATTGCGATATGCCTGCACACCTAGTAAGGAGGATATATTTAAGTTGCTGGTCAATCTGCACGAGAATCGCAAGGGCAATCACAGCAAGACGGTTAATTTCTGCAATCGCAAGCGTCCGGCCAAGGCGGTCTTCACCAACATACGATTCCTGGGCTAAGGCGATGGATATAAATATAGAGTATATAGACAGACAGTGAGCACTTAACCCCCTAATCACATCGACAGGATACACAGGACACAGACACATATGTATACCAAAGCATCAATTGTACATTGCTGACAAAGTCGAGCGCCAAACTGGAGAACAACAAGCACTAACAATTAGCCTAACTAAACTAAaccaaactaaaaactaaactaaaaaatactTCGTTATCTGGTAGGGATGAAAGCCCCTTTGTAAGGCAATTAAAACGTGTGTTAACCCGTGTGCCCCAACCCTAATTCTAATTGtagacaattaaaaaacttttataactCTCAATGTGTTGTATATACTAACTAAATAAACGaagttcatattttttttgcggttGTTGCGTGTGCTAATCCAAACAATTGCAAAACGTTGCCATATCACTTAAAAGTCTCGTAACGTCTCTCGGTCCATGAAACTagtattataaaataatgagTGGAACCACAAAACTTAATGCTATATCAATGTGTATATATAcgagaatattttaatattcttagaaatacaatattattataaatgtgTACGTATTATCTACttattaaaaagattaatCACTAATGTAAAGTcgagaaatatatatatttcgaataaacttataaaatacTATTATTATTGTGCAATTAAATGGATATAAAGCGTTTTCAATTGACGTAAAGGGTTGGGAGAAgaattttaacaaaacaacaattgaatttgtaaaaattttattaaaaaattttaaagtttttgaaaaagtttattaCTTCTTCTAGCTGTCAGTAAGccaaaaataactaaaatttagTTGGACAATTGTCGACAAGTGGTTAAGGGCAACTTATAGAACTTTTCTTAGACAGATTCCCAATACCAAGACTTTCCATTTCCACTACAAGTCCCAGTCTTTGTTAATCCCACATAAGTACTGCGATTGTAAACGAGCCGACGAGCTAACACCTTCGGAAGTGCGAAAGCGCCACCCTGACATTGAGATTGAATGGATACGAGATTCTCGTCCAACTATTGCTCAGTGTTTGTTGAGACAACAATGCGGCGACGTGGTTATCTATTTGGAAAGCATCGGTATCAGTGGATGACAACGGAATGGGAATAGCGACTAGGAGTGGGTAAAGATGAGTGTTAGGGAATGGGAACTCGTGCCTCAGGCTGGTAATGACCACCGAGCGTGTAAGCCTCTCGCCGATGACTAAGCGGAGTATAAAGACGCActctttattatatttatttcatactTTTGCTATGACGTCAACAGATTTTTCCAAAATACAGATGCCGAGGCTAAGATCGTAGATTAAAGCAGAGAAGACTGAGAACTCATTGTCATGTAACAGATAATGGCTGTATAAATACagtctttaattaaatatgtgataaaaaaaaaataataataacatttatacCTTAAATGCAGAAAGTGGTTTGTTcttgtgtttttgttattcGTTTGTATGGTATTTACTCTTTTTTCGCACTGCTTGAATGACATAAATAACAAGCAAggctttaataataaaatatttatatataagtaaataaatatatacttacacctccaaatataataataaacacttagtatttccatattttgataatttactgtattttaaaataattaaaatgcatattaatTTGTCTAGTTTTTTTATTGCGTATCCACTTAATAAAACAGTACTTCGGCTACATTAAATAATTCGGGTTCATTTCTCTGTTAGCCAAATATGTTGGGAAACCAACTTCTTAAAGGCGAAAAGCACAGGGGTTTGGTCAACCAGAGAGTGTCCACCGAAAGTTTGAGGACCTCCATATAATCAAAGGAGCAACTGCTCTGCTCGAAGGCTTTTGTGACGACTGGGGACTCGGTTTTGGATTGCGTTTGTGACTGAGACTGTGGCTGGGTTGTGACCCCCAAGTGAGACTtgtcctcgtcctcatcctccAAAGCGGAACGAGCAAAGGCCTCATCGCCATCGAAGTAGTAAAATTCCTTGCGGGTAGAGTTTGTTTCCACCACTCTCGAAGGCTGCTGAGCATCGATGCCACGGGCATAGGAAATCCTTCTGGCCGATCGGTAAGGAGTGGCCGTGAAGGGTAATGGATAACCATTGACATAGCCAGGATATGCAGTCTGCATGGGCCATATTGGAGGTGTTTGTGGGGGTAATCCCAATTGAGGCGGCAATCCCAACTGAGGTTGCAATCCCAACTGAGGTTGCAATCCCACTTGAGGCCACAAGCCCAAACCCCTTTGAGgttgtagttgctgttgttgctgctgctgctgctgctgctgctgctgctgctgcaaaccaaatccaaatcctGGGGCAGCATCCTGCCGACAGCCATCGGAGTCCTGATCCTGGAACACCTCCAACAGGAAGCCATTGGAGGTGGTACTGCTCGACTGCCCGATGCGCATGCGCAACGCCTTGCGGCCCTGATCCCAATGCGATTTGTGGACATATCCCGATCGACAGCCGCAGTATCGCTGACCATCCAGCTCCAAGAAGTCTCCATTGCAGGCTTGTTGTCCCCCAAAACCACCACTGAATCCTCCTCCCAGTCCTCCCGaaactcctcctcctccgaaTCCACCGCCAAGACCTCCTGAATTCTGTCCAAAATCAAAGAATTTGAATTGTATCCTCAAGCGGCAGACATTCGGAGAGCTTTTTTCTATGTAGAAGACACAATCTCTTTGCTGACTGGGCAGCAGATAGTTCAAAACAGTCCTTGGAAATCCCGGACTGGAGAGATAAAAGTGGTTCTGATTAAAGCTGCTGGCACAGCAGAGATCCAATTGACCTCCAAACTGCTGCAACGTCTGGGAATCGTAGTCCTTGAGGGTTACAGCATGCGGTTGAAAGGATGTGGTCTGATATTGGTCGGAAATCAGTGGCAAttcttgctgttgctgctggggtAGCAGAAGTTGCTGTGGCTGTtgcaattgctgttgttgctgtgggTGTTGCagctgttgatgctgctgctgctgcaggatCTGTTGTTgaagttgctgttgctgcaggatctgttgctgttgctgctgtggaaGTTGaaattgctgttgctgtagttgttgctgcagatattgctgctgttgctgttgtaggAAACGCTGTTGttcctgttgctgttgcagaaattgttgctgctgctggggtGCGCAAGGTGGTGACTGCTGAGGAGGTAAGCCAGCTGGCGGAGGATAAAATCCAACAGGATATCCAAGATTAGGTGGCAAACCCCAGTTGAAAGCTCCTCGATTTGGCTGCGTGAAGTTGAACAATGGCTCCTGCTGtccatgttgctgctgtccatgttgctgttgcaggtGATGATGGTGCTGGGTGAGCAGCTTCTTCGGCGGTGACTTGGCGTTCACCTGCACCGTGTCCCCATCCACATCCTCTTCGTCATCGCCATCCAGGCCCCTGGCCACCAAATCCTCCCTTTCGCAGGCCAAACGTGTGATGAGCAGCCGGAAGCCACCGTTCGTCGTCCAAGGCGAATCGTCGCTGAGGAAGCGGAGACGCAGGACTCCATCGGGTGTGTGATACTTCTTGATACCCAGCACTTGGCCGCACAAAATGTCCATATCATCGCCATCATTGTTCAGTCCAATGGCCAAATAATCCCGACTGCAATTCTCCGAGAGTTCCAGCTTAAAGTCCAGGAACTGAATGTGAAACTTTGTGGGGCAACGGTAGGGCGATCGCACCACATAATCCCAGCAGGTGTTTACCGGATAGTTGTCCGGATAATTGGGCGATTCCACGAGACTCTGTCGCTGTCTGTAGACACCATGTAGGCCGCACTGCCCCAACTCATCGTGGACAGCACCCTGAGAGCCCAATGAAAGGACACACAGTACTAAAACAAGGATTCCTATCAGCTCCATGTTTCGATGGTCGTCCGTTAACAACGCGCTCAAAATCGCAACTAACTCGTTGCGGTTCACTCAACACCCGTGTTTGCCTgccaaaaaataacattttacaTGGGAGCGTCGCAGGTTTCACTGGaaaacaatttgcacttttgtttGAGATGGTCGCAACAAAAGCGTTCACTTGTTCATGTCTCTCATTCATAAGCGGCATTTTAGTTCACTGAACCTCGGGCCAAACTTTCTGATGGACAACATGTTTTTGAGGTGCCAAAAGCTTCATAAAACTATCAATCCATTAGCTTGAATTCCATGCGGAAGGTATTTGGTAATGAATCATAAGACTGGGGTTCTCTCCATGTTTATTATATGCCAACATACGATCATATAGTTTATCATATCAGTAGAACATTAAAACAACTAAGCTATCCtaataaagtttttgtaaACTACTTGTGTAGCAGTAAATAATATGGTTTTCTAAGTTTTAGCAATAACAACATAACCAAAAGTGTAtgaatgtaaattttattatctCTTCTTAATACAACTCACGCTTGGCAAACACTGACACCTCATTTCCTTCCTTCAGTTAACCTTACATAActtgccaacaaaaaaatacaaaaatgtttggtcGTGGGAGCGTGTCGTGCATTCAAGGCACGCCCCCATAAAACCGTGTCAAACAAACATAtcttgaatatatatttaaatatctcTTCTTCCGAGATCTGCTGCCcgtgtttgttttggcttaaAATGTCTTAACACTAAGCCAGGGTAATAAACAGAATGGTCACAAGAGTCCAAAACAACTTATGCCATATCTTCTTGGCTTGTATATGTTTTAACTTGCTTAACACTTAGATAACATCCGTtgataaagtaaaaataaagttaaagcACATGCAAAGCTGTCAAAAATATTGTTCTATTGATAGTTAATTCatatataacaataataaaaatattaatattttaattataatattagcGAAGGAATTCCCTTGAacagttttaatttgtatttaaagattttatattcTAGCAGTATAGAATCTAATGCCTTTCACATACTTCTTCAGATGAAtgaatcaaaatatatttgtatttatattatacaCAGAGAGTTATTCAAGTAAATTTCACTTAATCTAAGTAAATTCGTcctacaaaaaatttatagaTTCTTTTGAGttactttagttttttttcttacaatAGAGAATTACAATTGAGAATTTGAATACTAAATTTCAGGACGTCAGCATTATTTCTgtgtatatttgtattattatgcTGAAACTACAATCTATTTCCCAATAttgtgaaaaaataatatgactAGTCCTTGTCTACAATTATCTGGAGAAAAAGAGTTATCTTTCTTGCAAATTAGtccaacaaaatattattatttaaaatttatttctgagGCATGCGTTTCTCTCGTTTATCTTTTAATATcatttgacaatttccttgtGCAAGAGATGGCGTAATCGTTTTCGTTACTGCTTTTaggtttatatttaaaaaaaagtaaaaaaaaagttattgatAAGCAACATGAGGAGCTAAAAAGATACAAAGTTTTCGAGATAGAAAACATGACAATAGGCGTCCAGA
This genomic stretch from Drosophila gunungcola strain Sukarami unplaced genomic scaffold, Dgunungcola_SK_2 000001F, whole genome shotgun sequence harbors:
- the LOC128262524 gene encoding uncharacterized protein LOC128262524, which encodes MELIGILVLVLCVLSLGSQGAVHDELGQCGLHGVYRQRQSLVESPNYPDNYPVNTCWDYVVRSPYRCPTKFHIQFLDFKLELSENCSRDYLAIGLNNDGDDMDILCGQVLGIKKYHTPDGVLRLRFLSDDSPWTTNGGFRLLITRLACEREDLVARGLDGDDEEDVDGDTVQVNAKSPPKKLLTQHHHHLQQQHGQQQHGQQEPLFNFTQPNRGAFNWGLPPNLGYPVGFYPPPAGLPPQQSPPCAPQQQQQFLQQQQEQQRFLQQQQQQYLQQQLQQQQFQLPQQQQQQILQQQQLQQQILQQQQHQQLQHPQQQQQLQQPQQLLLPQQQQQELPLISDQYQTTSFQPHAVTLKDYDSQTLQQFGGQLDLCCASSFNQNHFYLSSPGFPRTVLNYLLPSQQRDCVFYIEKSSPNVCRLRIQFKFFDFGQNSGGLGGGFGGGGVSGGLGGGFSGGFGGQQACNGDFLELDGQRYCGCRSGYVHKSHWDQGRKALRMRIGQSSSTTSNGFLLEVFQDQDSDGCRQDAAPGFGFGLQQQQQQQQQQQQQQQLQPQRGLGLWPQVGLQPQLGLQPQLGLPPQLGLPPQTPPIWPMQTAYPGYVNGYPLPFTATPYRSARRISYARGIDAQQPSRVVETNSTRKEFYYFDGDEAFARSALEDEDEDKSHLGVTTQPQSQSQTQSKTESPVVTKAFEQSSCSFDYMEVLKLSVDTLWLTKPLCFSPLRSWFPNIFG